One stretch of Vibrio kanaloae DNA includes these proteins:
- a CDS encoding nitrous oxide-stimulated promoter family protein, with protein MFQHNNILQGELATEYKTVIAMVHIYCKAHHGEDRQNNALCEECEQLLRYAETRLDRCPYGEAKPTCNKCPIHCYKPDPKEQMRLVMRYAGPRMLLKHPILAIRHLIHEKRKVPEKPLLNVSNRHMRMNKK; from the coding sequence ATGTTTCAACATAACAACATTCTTCAAGGTGAACTCGCAACGGAGTACAAAACCGTTATAGCGATGGTGCACATCTACTGTAAAGCTCACCACGGTGAAGATCGTCAGAATAACGCGTTATGTGAAGAGTGTGAGCAACTGTTGCGTTACGCCGAAACACGGCTCGATAGATGTCCTTATGGTGAAGCAAAACCGACCTGTAACAAGTGTCCAATTCATTGCTATAAACCTGATCCGAAAGAGCAAATGCGTTTAGTGATGCGTTATGCCGGGCCACGAATGCTACTTAAGCATCCTATCTTAGCGATTCGACATTTGATACATGAAAAACGAAAGGTGCCAGAGAAGCCACTGCTGAATGTGTCTAACCGCCATATGAGAATGAACAAGAAGTAA
- a CDS encoding GNAT family N-acetyltransferase has protein sequence MQAVETERLRLRMITYQDAAFIQRLYSSEDFLRYIGDKEISDTEKAVEYIENNILKMHEEKGVCLLMVEIKDSSTPIGICGLIKRDTLESHDIGYGFVPEVYGKGFAQEAAEAIIEQAKQNADIGHLVAITTSDNIRSIALLTKLGFVFERVEDVLSESVNLNLYGLSLGN, from the coding sequence ATGCAGGCAGTCGAGACCGAACGTTTACGATTAAGAATGATTACCTATCAAGATGCGGCGTTTATTCAACGATTATACAGCTCAGAAGATTTCCTGCGTTACATTGGTGATAAGGAAATCAGCGATACTGAAAAGGCTGTGGAGTACATCGAAAACAACATTCTTAAGATGCATGAAGAGAAAGGCGTCTGTTTGTTGATGGTTGAAATCAAGGATTCTTCAACACCAATTGGTATCTGCGGATTAATCAAAAGGGATACCTTAGAGTCGCATGATATTGGTTATGGTTTCGTTCCTGAAGTCTATGGTAAAGGTTTTGCCCAAGAAGCAGCGGAAGCGATAATTGAACAAGCTAAGCAGAATGCTGACATCGGTCATTTAGTTGCCATCACAACCTCTGATAACATTCGAAGTATCGCATTGCTGACTAAACTAGGTTTTGTGTTTGAGCGAGTCGAAGACGTATTAAGTGAAAGCGTCAATCTCAACCTGTACGGTTTATCTCTGGGCAATTAA